A window from Oreochromis aureus strain Israel breed Guangdong linkage group 16, ZZ_aureus, whole genome shotgun sequence encodes these proteins:
- the nfe2l2a gene encoding nuclear factor erythroid 2-related factor 2a, which yields MMEMEVMHSGQQDMDLIDILWKQDIDLGARREVFDSNHRQKEHELQRQRELEEEKKLHLLREQEKALLAQLQLDEETGEYIPRAPLQPAVTPLEVTQNAGFTETNDAMSFDECLQLLAETFPVEETENTSVCLDTPAVSAAIGSNMMMSTEQPAPSPATLSPGQLPPPAPQGMSPDLEEAWMEILSLPELQECLNMQMEDTLETTTYPLHNSPEIQNPNYSFYPITDEKANSLTVGPAEFMNTFDSSNPSMAPADGLSPMTAKTPQLNANLGAESFCNIFYQNTILEESSGQHRLEGNESAAVSDVPNEAPFTPMDLYSLSPGDAFDRNKQNLITEQPDSDSGISTNASPAKSAYGSESFRCSDSDMEEMDQNPGSPESDYSEMFSLNFQPDDAQAAISVSTPSKQPNEQEKNHKHKVDPGEESGHKNAPFTKDKPKKRSDVRLSRDEQRAKALKIPFTVDMIINLPVDDFNEMMSKHQLNEAQLALVRDIRRRGKNKVAAQNCRKRKMENIVGLESELDSLKEEKERLMSEKSKNMTDLKEMKWQLNNLYLEVFGMLRDEKGNSYSPSEYSLQQSTDGSVFLVPRIKKTFKSDNRH from the exons ATGATGGAAATGGAGGTGATGCATTCCGGTCAACAG GACATGGACCTGATTGACATACTGTGGAAGCAAGACATTGATCTTGGTGCCAGGCGTGAAGTGTTTGACTCCAACCACCGTCAGAAAGAGCATGAGCTCCAGAGGCAGcgggagctggaggaggagaagaagctgCATTTGCTCCGGGAGCAGGAGAAGGCCCTGCTGGCACAGCTACAGCTAGACGAGGAGACGGGAGAGTACATACCTCGAGCCCCGCTGCAGCCTGCCGTCACACCTCTAGAGGTTACACAG AATGCCGGTTTCACAGAAACCAATGACGCCATGTCATTCGATGAATGTTTGCAGCTCCTGGCAGAGACGTTTCCTGTAGAAGAAACTGAG AACACTTCAGTTTGTCTGGACACACCTGCTGTCTCAGCAGCCATCGGCAGCAACATGATGATGTCCACCGAACAACCAGCTCCATCACCTGCCACCCTCTCCCCAGGACAGCTGCCACCACCAGCACCACAGGGAATGTCCCCGGATTTGGAGGAGGCCTGGATGGAGATTTTGTCCCTCCCCGAGCTGCAG GAATGCCTCAACATGCAAATggaggacacactggagaccaCAACCTATCCCCTTCATAACAGCCCTGAAATACAGAATCCAAACTACTCTTTTTACCCCATTACAGATGAGAAAGCAAACAGTTTAACTGTTGGTCCCGCAGAGTTTATGAACACTTTCGACAGCTCCAATCCCAGCATGGCTCCAGCTGATGGTCTCAGCCCGATGACAGCGAAAACCCCTCAATTAAATGCCAATTTAGGCGCAGAAAGTTTCTGTAACATATTTTATCAAAACACTATATTGGAAGAGAGCAGTGGTCAGCACAGGCTTGAAGGAAATGAAAGTGCTGCTGTGTCCGATGTCCCGAACGAGGCCCCCTTCACTCCCATGGATTTGTACAGCCTCTCACCCGGAGATGCCTTTGACAGAAACAAGCAAAATCTAATAACAGAACAGCCAGACTCAGATTCGGGGATCTCTACAAATGCAAGTCCTGCAAAATCTGCATATGGAAGCGAGTCCTTTAGATGCAGCGACTCGGACATGGAGGAGATGGACCAGAACCCTGGCAGCCCAGAGTCTGACTACTCTGAGATGTTTTCATTAAATTTCCAACCAGATGATGCACAAGCAGCAATTTCTGTATCCACACCATCTAAGCAACCAAATGAGCAGGAGAAGAATCACAAACATAAGGTGGACCCAGGAGAAGAGAGCGGCCACAAGAACGCCCCCTTCACCAAAGATAAACCGAAGAAACGCTCTGATGTGCGGCTCTCCAGAGACGAACAGAGGGCCAAGGCGCTCAAAATCCCCTTTACCGTCGACATGATTATCAACCTCCCCGTTGATGATTTTAATGAGATGATGTCAAAACACCAACTGAATGAGGCCCAGCTCGCCCTGGTCCGCGACATACGCCGCCGCGGAAAGAACAAGGTGGCAGCCCAGAACTGCCGTAAACGCAAGATGGAGAACATAGTGGGTCTGGAGAGTGAGCTGGACTCGctgaaggaagaaaaagagcGCCTAATGAGTGAGAAGAGCAAGAACATGACAGACCTGAAGGAAATGAAGTGGCAGCTCAACAACTTGTACCTGGAGGTCTTTGGCATGTTGAGAGATGAGAAGGGAAATTCCTACTCCCCATCAGAGTACTCCCTTCAGCAGTCAACAGATGGCAGCGTCTTTCTCGTTCCCCGCATTAAAAAGACTTTTAAAAGTGACAACAGACACTGA
- the hnrnpa3 gene encoding heterogeneous nuclear ribonucleoprotein A3, which translates to MDGRVGGWYSKSTSRWRKVTLICCRKRGEQQKTECTKFTIVLASAATPIGSRDPLRSASVDICKMEDRGAKEPEQLRKLFIGGLSFETTEESLRAHFEQWGTLTDCVVMRDPNSKRSRGFGFVTYSSVMEVDDAMKARPHKVDGRVVEPKRAVSREDSNKPGAHLTVKKIFVGGIKEDTEEYHIREYFEKYGKIECIDIMEERSTGKKRGFCFVTFDDHDTVDKIVAQKFHTINFHNCEVRKALSKQEMSAISNNRGRSGGSGNFMGRGGNFGGSGNFGRGGYGGGRGGYGDDFDNGPGGNYGGGPGYGGGRGGYGGGGPGYGNQGGGFGGNCDGGYGGNGGGYGGGGNYNDFGNYGGQQSSYGPMKGNSFGGRNSGGPYGGGYGSGGGSGGGYGSRRY; encoded by the exons ATGGATGGAAGGGTTGGTGGTTGGTATTCCAAGTCAACCAGCAGATGGCGCAAAGTAACATTGATTTGTTGCAGGAAACGAGGAGAGCAGCAAAAGACAGAGTGTACTAAG TTCACGATCGTCTTAGCATCAGCAGCCACGCCGATTGGGTCACGTGATCCGCTCAGATCTGCGTCCGTGGACATCTGCAAAATGGAG gacCGTGGCGCTAAAGAGCCTGAGCAGCTCAGAAAGCTGTTCATTGGAGGTCTGAGCTTTGAAACTACGGAGGAGAGTTTACGGGCCCATTTTGAACAATGGGGTACCCTTACAGATTGTGTG GTAATGAGAGATCCTAACAGCAAACGATCAAGAGGGTTTGGCTTTGTAACATACTCTTCTGTAATGGAAGTCGATGATGCCATGAAAGCAAGACCTCATAAAGTAGATGGCCGAGTTGTCGAGCCCAAGAGGGCTGTGTCCCGAGAG GACTCCAATAAACCAGGCGCCCATCTGACAGTGAAGAAGATCTTTGTTGGTGGCATCAAGGAAGATACTGAGGAGTACCACATTCGCGAGTATTTTGAGAAATATGGAAAGATCGAATGCATTGACATCATGGAGGAACGCTCCACGGGGAAGAAGAGAGGATTCTGCTTTGTCACGTTTGATGACCATGATACTGTAGACAAAATTGTTG CCCAGAAATTCCACACAATCAACTTCCACAATTGTGAAGTCAGGAAAGCTCtgtcaaaacaggaaatgagtgCTATATCCAATAACAGGG GCAGGAGCGGGGGATCAGGAAATTTCATGGGCAGAGGTGGTAATTTTGGAGGCAGCGGCAACTTTGGCAGAG GTGGCTATGGTGGAGGACGGGGTGGATATGGGGATGATTTTGACAATG gTCCAGGAGGAAATTATGGTGGCGGGCCAGGTTATGGAGGTGGCCGAGGGGGCTACGGAGGTGGAGGTCCTGGGTATGGCAACCAGGGTGGAGGATTTGGTGGCAACTGTGATGGAGGCTATGGAGGTAATGGTGGAG GATATGGAGGTGGTGGAAATTACAATGACTTTGGAAACTATGGTGGACAGCAGTCAAGCTATGGGCCCATGAAGGGAAACAGCTTTGGAGGCAGAAACTCAGGTGGACCCTATGGCG GTGGCTACGGCTCCGGTGGCGGCAGCGGCGGCGGCTATGGCTCGCGGCgatattaa